Proteins found in one Rhodovulum sp. MB263 genomic segment:
- a CDS encoding D-glycerate dehydrogenase, whose protein sequence is MAKILVTRPMPEMVVEAARPLGETEFRQSTQPLSPDELRAALTGYDIVLPTLGDAFSAAVFADVPVPRARLLANFGVGFNHIDVAAARSVGVAVTNTPGAVTDATADIGMMLILMSCRRAGEGERLVRAGRWQGWHPTQMLGLHVTGRTVGILGMGNIGQAIARRCHFGFGMEVLYHSRSPKVLDFPARALGSPEALAAEVDILVSAVPGGAATRHLIGAGVLAAMKPTAHLVNISRGEVVDEAALIAALEAGKIAGAGLDVYEFEPEVPEALRGRENVTLLPHLGTATLEVRTAMGLMAVENIRAHLDGRPLPDPVG, encoded by the coding sequence ATGGCGAAGATCCTCGTCACCCGCCCGATGCCCGAGATGGTCGTCGAGGCGGCCCGGCCCCTGGGCGAGACCGAGTTCCGGCAATCGACGCAGCCGCTGTCGCCGGACGAGCTGCGCGCGGCGCTCACGGGCTATGACATCGTGCTGCCGACGCTGGGCGATGCCTTCTCGGCCGCGGTCTTCGCCGATGTGCCCGTGCCGCGGGCGCGTCTGCTGGCCAATTTCGGCGTCGGCTTCAACCATATCGACGTGGCGGCGGCGCGGTCGGTCGGAGTGGCTGTGACCAACACGCCCGGCGCCGTGACCGATGCGACCGCCGATATCGGCATGATGCTGATCCTGATGAGCTGCCGCCGCGCAGGCGAGGGCGAGCGGCTGGTGCGCGCGGGTCGCTGGCAGGGCTGGCATCCGACGCAGATGCTGGGGCTGCATGTGACCGGCCGGACGGTCGGCATTCTCGGCATGGGCAATATCGGGCAGGCCATTGCCCGGCGCTGTCATTTCGGCTTCGGCATGGAGGTTCTCTATCACAGCCGCAGCCCGAAGGTGCTGGATTTTCCGGCCCGGGCGCTGGGCAGCCCCGAGGCGCTGGCGGCCGAGGTCGATATCCTCGTCTCGGCGGTGCCGGGCGGGGCCGCGACCCGGCATCTGATCGGGGCCGGCGTGCTGGCGGCGATGAAGCCCACCGCGCATCTCGTGAACATCTCGCGCGGCGAGGTGGTCGACGAGGCGGCGCTGATCGCGGCGCTCGAGGCGGGCAAGATCGCGGGGGCGGGACTTGATGTCTACGAATTCGAACCCGAGGTGCCCGAGGCGCTGCGGGGCCGCGAGAACGTGACGCTTCTGCCCCATCTCGGCACCGCGACGCTGGAGGTCAGAACCGCCATGGGGCTGATGGCGGTCGAGAATATCCGCGCCCATCTGGACGGCCGGCCGCTGCCCGATCCGGTCGGCTGA
- a CDS encoding low molecular weight protein-tyrosine-phosphatase, which translates to MTTRILFVCLGNICRSPTAHAVFQTLARAEGLDVEVESAGTGGWHVGDPPDPRAIRAAAGRGYDLTRLRACQVRAADFATYDLILAMDRSNLTALERMRPIDSETPVSLFLDFAEADRDELPDPYYDGSFDLVLDLVEDASRGLIRHLAG; encoded by the coding sequence ATGACCACCCGAATCCTTTTCGTCTGTCTCGGCAATATCTGCCGCTCGCCGACCGCGCATGCGGTGTTCCAGACCCTGGCCCGGGCCGAGGGCCTCGATGTCGAGGTCGAAAGCGCGGGAACGGGGGGCTGGCATGTGGGCGATCCGCCCGACCCGCGCGCGATCCGCGCCGCGGCCGGGCGTGGCTACGACCTGACACGGCTGCGCGCCTGCCAGGTCAGGGCCGCCGATTTCGCCACCTACGATCTGATCCTCGCGATGGACCGCTCGAACCTCACCGCGCTGGAGCGGATGCGCCCGATCGACAGCGAAACGCCGGTCAGTCTGTTCCTCGACTTTGCCGAAGCCGACCGCGACGAGCTGCCCGACCCCTATTACGACGGCAGCTTCGATCTGGTGCTCGATCTGGTCGAGGACGCCTCGCGCGGGCTCATCCGCCATCTGGCGGGCTGA
- a CDS encoding NAD-dependent deacylase: MTKIVILTGAGISAESGLGTFRDVDGLWTRYDLNDVATPEGFARDPGLVMQFYNARRRNAAEAAPNPAHLALARLEAALPPGSVRIVTQNVDDLHERAGSRAVWHMHGELARARCTACGAGWQAPAEMRVADACPSCGAPATRPDIVWFGEMPYHMEEIWEALRVADLFVAIGTSGSVYPAAAFVQDAARAGAGTLELNLEPSETAGYFDRVRHGPASEIVPGWVEDYLGARG; this comes from the coding sequence ATGACCAAGATCGTGATTCTCACCGGGGCCGGGATCTCGGCCGAAAGCGGGCTTGGCACGTTCCGCGACGTGGACGGGCTCTGGACCCGCTACGACCTGAACGATGTGGCGACGCCCGAGGGCTTTGCCCGCGATCCGGGGCTGGTGATGCAGTTCTACAATGCGCGGCGCCGGAATGCGGCCGAGGCGGCGCCGAACCCGGCGCATCTGGCTCTGGCCCGGCTCGAGGCGGCGCTGCCGCCCGGATCGGTCCGGATCGTGACCCAGAATGTCGACGATCTTCATGAGCGCGCCGGAAGCCGCGCGGTCTGGCACATGCATGGCGAACTGGCACGGGCGCGCTGCACGGCCTGCGGCGCGGGCTGGCAGGCGCCGGCCGAGATGCGGGTGGCGGATGCCTGCCCGTCCTGCGGCGCGCCCGCGACCCGGCCCGACATCGTCTGGTTCGGCGAGATGCCCTATCACATGGAAGAGATCTGGGAGGCGCTGCGCGTGGCCGATCTGTTCGTGGCGATCGGCACCTCGGGCAGCGTCTATCCGGCGGCGGCCTTCGTGCAGGATGCGGCAAGGGCCGGGGCCGGAACGCTCGAGCTGAACCTCGAGCCCTCCGAGACGGCCGGCTATTTCGACCGGGTCCGGCACGGGCCCGCCTCGGAGATCGTGCCGGGCTGGGTCGAGGACTATCTCGGCGCCCGGGGCTGA
- a CDS encoding copper chaperone PCu(A)C, producing MSLKTTLYAGLIALASALPAMAGDIVVEGAYARVSSPMAQSGAAFMTLVNNGAEDDRLIAASSDAAERVELHTHVSDANGVMRMIEVEEGFPLPAHGRHELRRGGDHVMLLGLTRPLNPGDMVDLTLTFERAGKLKIQAPVEKVRPSVGGHAGNGADMPMKGHMAQ from the coding sequence ATGTCCCTGAAAACCACTCTCTATGCGGGCCTGATCGCGCTCGCCTCCGCCCTGCCCGCCATGGCCGGAGATATCGTCGTCGAGGGCGCCTATGCCCGCGTCTCCTCGCCGATGGCGCAATCGGGCGCCGCCTTCATGACCCTCGTCAACAACGGCGCCGAGGACGACCGGCTGATCGCCGCCTCTTCCGACGCCGCCGAGCGGGTCGAGCTGCACACCCATGTCTCGGATGCCAATGGCGTGATGCGGATGATCGAGGTCGAGGAGGGCTTCCCGCTGCCCGCCCATGGCCGGCACGAGCTGCGCCGCGGCGGCGATCATGTCATGCTGCTCGGCCTGACCCGTCCACTGAACCCGGGCGACATGGTCGATCTGACCCTGACCTTCGAGAGGGCCGGCAAGCTCAAGATCCAGGCCCCGGTCGAGAAGGTCCGTCCGTCGGTGGGCGGCCATGCCGGCAACGGCGCAGACATGCCGATGAAGGGCCACATGGCGCAATAG
- the rpmB gene encoding 50S ribosomal protein L28, which produces MSRVCELTGKGPMTGNNVSHAHNKTRRRFLPNLNEVTLISDVLGRSFKFRVSAAGLRTVDHRGGLDNFLAKASEAELSEKALKVKKDIEKAQATA; this is translated from the coding sequence ATGTCGCGCGTCTGCGAACTGACCGGCAAAGGGCCGATGACCGGCAACAATGTCAGCCACGCCCATAACAAGACCAGGCGCCGGTTCCTGCCGAACCTCAACGAGGTGACCCTGATCTCCGACGTCCTGGGCCGGTCCTTCAAGTTCCGCGTCTCGGCCGCGGGCCTGCGCACCGTCGACCACCGCGGCGGCCTGGACAACTTCCTGGCAAAGGCCAGCGAAGCAGAGCTTTCCGAAAAGGCCCTCAAGGTCAAGAAAGACATCGAGAAGGCCCAGGCCACCGCCTGA